A part of Cystobacter fuscus DSM 2262 genomic DNA contains:
- a CDS encoding ATP-binding protein, whose amino-acid sequence MNQARNGRSEWFELSEEGWRRSNRARPLGQLVREALQNAFDQRASRVKVRLEEDEVRIEDDAPAGLARDEFAFTVFLGEKDTPPTWRGRKGRGLKEMIAASDRAEVETVGRTLVFDNTGRHVKPNTREVGTCLRLFRRTSASEREAAVQLLRLTIPPPGVELVINGRTVRPPRVKDSLEDCPLETVELHRGVERYVERPTRVDLYHPRPGETPHLFELGLPVEPHHLPWHVDVQQRIPLAAERDAARDAYKRTLAAILLESLAPELSRQELSGAWVTEVLAHFTLGPEALEAYVAKVLPARAVLSVGPRMDDRARQLGAKVVDLRGMPLPAVEQLETLVESAEAYVERMEGPPRDVRVNPGARAERFVGLVRCLSLELTGREAGVEFFERKVRDPSAQVDAEYDRERHLLRVNVRGQVRLDDPLEPRTLGIILHELAHDQGDEHDFAFIDRLEGFAGKALRCLVDQPDLLAPYASPKKRTG is encoded by the coding sequence ATGAATCAGGCCCGGAATGGCCGTTCGGAGTGGTTCGAGTTGTCGGAGGAAGGCTGGCGGCGCTCCAACCGCGCCCGGCCGCTCGGTCAGCTCGTGCGTGAGGCCCTGCAGAACGCGTTCGACCAGCGCGCCAGCCGGGTGAAGGTGCGCCTGGAGGAGGACGAGGTCCGCATCGAGGACGACGCCCCCGCGGGCCTGGCACGCGACGAGTTCGCCTTCACCGTCTTCCTCGGGGAGAAGGACACGCCTCCCACGTGGCGGGGGCGCAAGGGCCGGGGCCTGAAGGAGATGATCGCCGCGAGCGACCGCGCCGAGGTGGAGACGGTGGGGCGCACGCTCGTCTTCGACAACACCGGGCGCCACGTGAAGCCCAACACGCGCGAGGTGGGCACCTGTCTGCGGCTCTTCCGCCGCACGAGCGCGAGCGAGCGCGAGGCCGCCGTCCAACTGCTGCGCCTCACCATTCCCCCGCCCGGCGTCGAGCTGGTCATCAACGGCCGCACGGTCCGGCCGCCGCGCGTGAAGGACTCGCTGGAGGACTGCCCGCTGGAGACGGTGGAGCTGCACCGGGGCGTGGAGCGGTATGTCGAGAGGCCCACCCGGGTGGACCTCTACCACCCGCGCCCTGGGGAGACGCCGCACCTCTTCGAGCTGGGACTGCCGGTGGAGCCGCACCACCTGCCCTGGCACGTGGACGTGCAGCAGCGCATTCCACTGGCGGCCGAGCGCGACGCGGCGAGGGACGCCTACAAGCGCACGCTGGCGGCCATCCTCCTCGAGTCGCTGGCGCCCGAGCTCAGCCGCCAGGAGCTGTCGGGGGCGTGGGTGACGGAGGTGCTCGCGCACTTCACGCTCGGCCCGGAGGCGCTCGAGGCCTACGTGGCGAAGGTGTTGCCCGCGCGGGCGGTGCTGTCGGTGGGTCCCCGGATGGATGACCGGGCGCGCCAGCTCGGCGCGAAGGTGGTGGACCTGCGGGGAATGCCGCTGCCGGCGGTGGAGCAACTCGAGACGCTGGTGGAGTCCGCGGAAGCGTACGTGGAGCGGATGGAGGGCCCGCCACGCGACGTGCGGGTGAACCCCGGGGCGCGGGCCGAGCGCTTCGTGGGGCTGGTGCGTTGTCTCTCTCTCGAACTCACCGGGCGCGAGGCGGGCGTGGAGTTCTTCGAGCGCAAGGTGCGCGACCCGAGCGCCCAGGTGGATGCGGAGTACGACCGCGAGCGCCACCTGCTGCGGGTGAACGTGCGGGGGCAGGTGCGATTGGACGATCCGCTGGAGCCTCGCACGCTCGGCATCATCCTGCATGAGCTGGCGCACGATCAGGGCGACGAGCACGACTTTGCTTTCATCGATCGGCTGGAGGGCTTCGCGGGCAAGGCGTTGCGGTGCCTGGTGGATCAACCCGATCTCCTGGCTCCCTACGCGAGCCCGAAGAAGCGGACGGGATAG
- a CDS encoding D-alanine--D-alanine ligase, protein MPASSPEFPPVAILYQAVPAPEIDGIRKPMKPGGYSDSGADIGHALRAAGVPLITPRLEPDPAQAMDWVFPDTAEGIAEAVHRGARVLWANTVLFAGHPLESVVGQGVRVVGQHPARVDRYDDKWITQGELREAGCPVPASVLIGMKEESGALAVGSLSEARLDERGLRFPLVIKPVRGRGSEGVGVVRSLAELERSAAGLLAARDPVLGLPRYGQRLILERFLPGTEVTLTVMPPGAYLIEGTERTFASHWALPAVRRFNHHDGIAPYSGVVAVVDNSVLLSEREQGEPVMQRLSAWCALAASRVQALAPIRIDCRSAEDGEFLLFDLNMKPNMTGPGRPGREAQDSLCSLAARGVGWSYQDLLLNMLRQAWPSSGQGAMPRE, encoded by the coding sequence ATGCCCGCTTCCTCGCCCGAGTTCCCACCCGTCGCCATCCTGTATCAGGCGGTCCCCGCGCCGGAGATCGATGGCATTCGCAAACCCATGAAGCCCGGGGGCTACAGTGACAGCGGGGCGGATATCGGCCATGCCCTGCGCGCGGCGGGTGTCCCGCTGATCACTCCCCGCCTGGAGCCCGACCCGGCTCAGGCCATGGATTGGGTCTTCCCCGATACCGCCGAGGGCATCGCCGAGGCGGTCCATCGGGGGGCCCGCGTGCTGTGGGCCAACACCGTGCTGTTCGCCGGGCACCCGCTGGAGTCCGTGGTGGGTCAGGGCGTGCGCGTCGTCGGCCAGCACCCGGCGCGGGTGGATCGGTACGATGACAAGTGGATCACCCAGGGGGAACTGCGCGAGGCGGGATGTCCCGTGCCCGCCTCCGTCCTGATTGGCATGAAGGAGGAGTCCGGCGCCCTGGCCGTGGGCTCCTTGTCCGAGGCGCGGCTCGATGAGCGGGGCTTGCGCTTTCCCCTCGTCATCAAGCCCGTGCGCGGGCGGGGCAGCGAGGGGGTGGGGGTGGTGCGCTCGCTCGCGGAGCTGGAGCGTTCCGCGGCCGGATTGCTCGCGGCCCGGGATCCGGTCCTGGGACTTCCCCGGTACGGCCAGCGGCTGATCCTGGAGCGCTTCCTGCCTGGCACCGAGGTGACCCTGACGGTGATGCCGCCGGGCGCCTACCTCATCGAGGGCACGGAGCGCACCTTCGCCTCGCACTGGGCTCTTCCCGCCGTCAGGCGTTTCAACCACCACGACGGCATCGCGCCCTACAGCGGCGTGGTCGCCGTGGTGGACAACAGCGTCCTGCTCTCGGAGCGGGAACAGGGCGAGCCCGTGATGCAACGGCTCTCGGCATGGTGCGCCCTGGCGGCGAGCAGGGTCCAGGCACTGGCTCCCATCCGGATCGACTGCCGTTCGGCCGAGGACGGAGAGTTCCTCCTGTTCGATCTGAACATGAAGCCCAACATGACAGGGCCCGGCCGGCCGGGGCGCGAGGCGCAGGACAGCCTCTGCTCCCTCGCGGCGCGCGGCGTGGGCTGGTCCTACCAGGACCTGCTGCTCAACATGCTGCGGCAGGCCTGGCCCTCGAGTGGCCAGGGCGCCATGCCACGGGAATGA
- a CDS encoding DcaP family trimeric outer membrane transporter, with protein MIGSKRFATMLAVLTSTLPLAAAAEDAAAALPPGTFQIPGTDTTVKVFGFAEVDATYDFDGRTTDINNFDWASFVAVQPFDNLGVEEPRRRQAFITARASRLGIMSNTPTPLGPLTVLLEADFNAPNTFQGELATNSTAFRLRHAYGQLGGLLIGQSWSTFFDGESTPDTVDFNPAAALALMRQAVARYTFTFSPEASLALAIENPQSITFSSDYDAVPDFIGAFRYGGKWGHLSARAVTHEFRTIEHSQRAYGVGLSGSLKFANETLVAAVQGGDGIGRYMFNSLLQGAFDTGDQIELWRSYAYHIGLTHAWSPAVRSNVIWTQTFFAENDRLETAQRAFSEGSGTTDFIPNKRIDQLFVNTFWKITKNTEVGLEYTYGKRTTFGPEKGTQHRANVLARFSLY; from the coding sequence ATGATTGGTTCGAAGCGCTTCGCAACGATGCTCGCCGTACTGACCTCGACCCTCCCGCTCGCCGCCGCCGCGGAGGACGCCGCCGCCGCCCTGCCCCCGGGGACGTTCCAGATTCCCGGCACCGACACGACCGTGAAGGTGTTCGGGTTCGCGGAGGTGGATGCGACCTATGACTTCGACGGCCGCACCACCGACATCAACAACTTCGACTGGGCGAGCTTCGTCGCCGTGCAGCCGTTCGACAACCTCGGCGTCGAGGAGCCGAGGCGGCGGCAGGCGTTCATCACCGCCCGGGCCTCGCGTCTCGGTATCATGAGCAACACCCCCACGCCGCTCGGTCCCCTCACCGTGCTGCTGGAGGCTGACTTCAACGCGCCGAACACGTTCCAGGGCGAGCTGGCGACGAACAGCACCGCGTTCCGTCTGCGCCACGCGTATGGACAGCTCGGCGGTCTGCTCATCGGCCAGAGCTGGTCCACCTTCTTCGACGGGGAGTCGACGCCCGACACGGTGGACTTCAACCCCGCCGCCGCGCTCGCCCTCATGCGTCAGGCGGTGGCCCGCTACACGTTCACCTTCAGCCCCGAGGCTTCTCTCGCCCTCGCGATCGAGAATCCGCAGAGCATCACCTTCTCCTCGGACTATGACGCGGTGCCCGACTTCATCGGCGCCTTCCGCTACGGTGGGAAGTGGGGCCATCTGTCGGCCCGTGCGGTGACGCATGAGTTCCGCACCATCGAGCACAGCCAGCGCGCCTACGGTGTGGGCCTCTCGGGTAGCCTCAAGTTCGCCAATGAGACGCTCGTCGCCGCCGTGCAGGGCGGTGATGGCATCGGCCGCTACATGTTCAACTCGCTCCTCCAGGGCGCGTTCGATACGGGCGACCAGATCGAGCTGTGGCGGTCCTACGCGTACCACATCGGCCTCACCCACGCCTGGAGCCCCGCGGTCCGCTCGAACGTCATCTGGACCCAGACGTTCTTCGCCGAGAACGATCGGCTCGAGACCGCGCAGCGGGCGTTCTCCGAGGGCTCCGGAACCACCGACTTCATCCCGAACAAGCGGATCGACCAGCTGTTCGTGAATACGTTCTGGAAGATCACGAAGAACACCGAAGTGGGTCTCGAGTACACCTACGGCAAGCGCACGACGTTCGGACCGGAGAAGGGCACGCAGCACCGCGCCAACGTCCTGGCCCGCTTCAGCCTCTACTGA
- a CDS encoding right-handed parallel beta-helix repeat-containing protein: MRIRRSSKAVSALAVVGVLTSGAGVLAAAHEAAFPSELSLSAAAATPEFSRVLWVSPSGQDTAAGTESAPFRTVAKALSQLKPGEAIFLKSGTYTERPRLEEKGGSSSLYLTLKAAPGAKPVFKGGTGSKTPLLDVRGAYWRVEGLTFDAAGDKAFAAYWRGEGAHHGILRGCTLKNGTEGAGVYVADKARDVLIEGNSISNFQRAGDDSHGVCVQTNSRNVIVRANDIHHNSGDGVQCLSSEGGATEEGTPFDNLLVEDNDLHENQENGVDIKTCTHVTLRGNRIWGHRRTPSSAGEGVVVHLSARDVTLEDNEVRDNGRGIQIGGIRQGEPPTHIVLRRNRVFDGYNAESNDGSGIRVDAAIDVKVDNNTVWNMPAYGLIVGNGETGPSQGVRVRNNILGACSAATVRLGTTLEDTSFDGNLYASLKGAAVLRKGGSYLNLTAWRSATGWDAHSLDTSPAFLSGATEDFWLDLASPARDAGLSLGDTYCGQGPDIGARESDCP, encoded by the coding sequence ATGCGTATCCGCCGTTCGTCGAAGGCCGTCTCGGCCCTGGCCGTCGTGGGTGTTCTGACTTCTGGCGCTGGAGTCCTCGCCGCCGCCCATGAGGCGGCCTTCCCCTCGGAGCTGTCCCTGTCCGCCGCCGCGGCCACGCCGGAGTTCTCCCGCGTGCTCTGGGTCTCCCCCTCGGGACAGGACACCGCCGCGGGCACCGAGTCGGCGCCCTTTCGCACCGTGGCCAAGGCGCTGTCGCAGCTGAAGCCGGGTGAGGCCATCTTCCTCAAGTCCGGCACGTACACGGAGCGGCCGCGGCTCGAGGAGAAGGGCGGCTCATCCAGCCTCTACCTCACGCTCAAGGCCGCGCCCGGTGCGAAGCCCGTCTTCAAGGGCGGCACCGGCAGCAAGACGCCCCTGTTGGACGTGCGCGGCGCGTACTGGCGTGTCGAGGGCCTCACCTTCGATGCGGCGGGGGACAAGGCCTTCGCGGCGTACTGGCGCGGCGAGGGCGCGCACCACGGCATTCTTCGCGGCTGCACGCTCAAGAATGGCACCGAGGGGGCGGGCGTCTACGTCGCCGACAAGGCCCGGGACGTGCTCATCGAGGGCAACTCCATCTCCAACTTCCAGCGCGCGGGAGATGACAGCCACGGAGTGTGCGTGCAGACCAACTCCAGGAACGTGATCGTCCGCGCCAACGACATCCACCACAACTCCGGCGATGGCGTGCAGTGCCTGAGTTCCGAGGGTGGCGCCACCGAGGAGGGCACCCCGTTCGACAACCTGCTCGTCGAGGACAATGACCTGCACGAGAACCAGGAGAACGGCGTGGACATCAAGACGTGCACCCACGTGACGCTCCGGGGCAACCGCATCTGGGGCCACCGCCGCACCCCGTCGTCGGCGGGAGAGGGCGTGGTGGTGCACCTGTCCGCGCGTGACGTCACGCTCGAGGACAACGAGGTGCGCGACAACGGCCGGGGCATCCAGATTGGCGGCATCCGCCAGGGCGAGCCTCCCACCCACATCGTCCTGCGGCGCAACCGCGTGTTCGACGGCTACAACGCCGAGAGCAATGATGGCTCGGGCATCCGCGTGGATGCCGCCATCGACGTGAAGGTGGACAACAACACGGTGTGGAACATGCCCGCCTACGGCCTCATCGTGGGCAATGGGGAGACCGGGCCCAGCCAGGGAGTGCGGGTGCGCAACAACATCCTGGGCGCGTGCTCTGCCGCGACGGTGCGGTTGGGCACGACCCTCGAGGACACCTCGTTCGATGGCAACCTGTACGCCTCGCTCAAGGGGGCGGCCGTGCTGCGCAAGGGTGGCAGCTACCTGAACCTCACCGCCTGGCGCTCGGCCACCGGGTGGGACGCGCACTCGCTGGACACGAGCCCCGCGTTCCTGAGCGGGGCCACCGAGGACTTCTGGCTCGACCTCGCCTCTCCCGCCCGGGACGCGGGCCTGTCCCTGGGCGACACGTACTGTGGTCAGGGCCCGGACATCGGCGCACGCGAGTCCGACTGCCCCTGA
- a CDS encoding M48 family metallopeptidase — MHPTSTLPGFLRVYALPALWLFALPLFGLWFSGHAIDRFDRDVLATIERQISQDTELEEERRKETLAFFSAVPASAACFAEGEELAGFRESLGEACSDARQFQWMGRLALASLVLGIVSAVIALLCALAAFVSRPFQYGGFVVGWNVLRVTGALQALAQGGLAVWLSYWMTAVWFERYVPKLILMVGILAGLALFHVVVAIFRRPAMDFEVEAEVLDEARAPELWAHVRQMCERLGTAPPDHILAGIDTNFFVTESEVRVGERTLSGRTLFVSLSLLRLLERSEADAVLAHEMGHLLGGDTGHGKRLAPMLAHFGHYLQTLHEGVLTRPIFHFMVAYRGLFELSLGRSRRASELAADRLAAGITSGRDIARSLVKVGAYASFRDRVESDLFAGGEQQTVAIAQRVALGFADYASSEAVHGDLHGSVTPHPFDSHPPLSARLENVGEVLTSADVSRVLLEPTTSSWTSAILEADLLEARLWGAYEARFAQAHDLALAYRYVPSTEAERQHVEKHFPPLTFAGKEAGLEVQLDFAQVNCTEWEQPVRLDQVKSASTEERLFKKYLDLQLKEGGLFKGKRSICLSKLRDADGMLQAFGHYLGRHRAMEEHQAQSKQAA; from the coding sequence ATGCACCCCACCTCCACCCTTCCCGGCTTCCTGCGCGTCTACGCGCTGCCCGCCCTCTGGCTCTTCGCCCTGCCGCTGTTTGGCCTGTGGTTCTCCGGACACGCCATCGACCGCTTCGACCGGGACGTGCTCGCCACCATCGAGCGCCAGATTTCCCAGGACACCGAGCTCGAGGAAGAGCGGAGGAAGGAGACGCTGGCCTTCTTCAGCGCCGTGCCCGCCTCGGCGGCCTGCTTCGCCGAGGGCGAGGAGCTGGCGGGGTTCCGTGAAAGCCTCGGCGAGGCGTGCTCGGACGCGCGGCAGTTCCAGTGGATGGGCCGCCTGGCGCTCGCCTCCCTCGTGCTGGGGATTGTCTCCGCGGTGATCGCCCTGTTGTGCGCCCTGGCGGCGTTCGTCTCACGGCCCTTCCAGTACGGCGGCTTCGTGGTGGGCTGGAACGTGCTCCGGGTCACCGGGGCGTTGCAGGCGCTCGCGCAGGGGGGCCTCGCCGTGTGGCTGTCCTACTGGATGACGGCGGTGTGGTTCGAGCGCTACGTCCCGAAGCTCATCCTGATGGTCGGCATCCTCGCCGGCCTCGCCCTCTTCCACGTGGTGGTCGCCATCTTCCGCCGCCCCGCCATGGACTTCGAGGTGGAGGCGGAGGTGCTCGACGAGGCGCGCGCGCCCGAACTCTGGGCCCACGTGCGCCAGATGTGCGAGCGGCTGGGCACCGCGCCGCCGGACCACATCCTCGCCGGCATCGACACCAACTTCTTCGTCACCGAGAGCGAGGTGCGCGTGGGCGAGCGGACGCTCAGCGGCCGGACGCTCTTCGTGAGCCTGTCCCTGTTGCGCCTGCTCGAGCGGTCCGAAGCGGACGCGGTGCTCGCGCACGAGATGGGGCACCTGCTCGGAGGAGACACGGGCCACGGCAAGCGGCTCGCGCCCATGCTCGCGCACTTCGGACACTACCTCCAGACACTGCACGAGGGCGTGCTCACGCGTCCCATCTTCCACTTCATGGTGGCCTACCGCGGGCTGTTCGAGCTGTCGCTCGGGCGCAGCCGGCGCGCGAGCGAGCTCGCCGCGGACCGGCTCGCCGCGGGCATCACCTCGGGCCGGGACATCGCCCGCTCGCTGGTGAAGGTCGGCGCCTACGCGAGCTTCCGCGACCGCGTGGAGTCCGACCTCTTCGCCGGTGGTGAGCAGCAGACGGTGGCCATCGCGCAGCGGGTGGCGCTCGGCTTCGCGGACTACGCCAGCTCCGAGGCCGTGCACGGCGACCTGCACGGCTCGGTGACGCCGCACCCGTTCGACTCCCACCCGCCCCTCTCCGCGCGCCTGGAGAACGTGGGCGAGGTGCTCACGTCGGCCGACGTGTCCCGGGTCCTGCTCGAGCCCACCACCTCCTCCTGGACGAGCGCCATCCTGGAGGCGGACCTCCTCGAGGCACGGCTGTGGGGGGCATACGAGGCGCGCTTCGCGCAGGCGCATGACCTGGCGCTCGCCTACCGCTACGTGCCGTCCACCGAGGCCGAGCGGCAGCACGTGGAGAAACACTTCCCGCCCCTCACCTTCGCGGGCAAGGAGGCCGGGCTGGAGGTCCAGCTCGACTTCGCGCAGGTGAACTGCACGGAGTGGGAGCAGCCCGTGCGGCTCGACCAGGTGAAGTCCGCCAGCACCGAGGAGCGGCTGTTCAAGAAGTACCTGGACCTGCAGCTCAAGGAGGGGGGCCTGTTCAAGGGCAAGCGCTCCATCTGCCTGAGCAAGCTGCGGGACGCGGATGGGATGCTCCAGGCCTTCGGGCACTACCTCGGGCGCCACAGGGCCATGGAGGAGCACCAGGCACAATCCAAACAGGCGGCGTGA